In the genome of Opitutia bacterium KCR 482, one region contains:
- a CDS encoding SUMF1/EgtB/PvdO family nonheme iron enzyme: protein MDFKIMSVVKFVSVALLSAAVLGGFYLMAILGPGRAAPDTYEYVDPNVEGEEILKASERYEKEFEAAAAANERSEEAVALLKKSIAYQEQYIDKAKTLNRAPAQRLTALRTRLHDVEAAPLAETVALLEKKAESAAESDYAQAVEFYKQAYDLQSKINAEYPLSKYKNIERRVVFDRQIKMLQAKPLYLETLELERKAGAALEANDLLAAEKFFESAIDAITKLHSEHPSSIYTDFARLLKLESDLQSLRSGGFAQKIADDEKKASELIAKKDYIAAADAYSDALENQRSINSLYPKSKHASEEKAREFDRLKAETYSRKYAGEIEAQSELLKKSLSDGNLDAVAQVSENLIRKIEHFVQAFPQSRLLSDETLMRARYINFISRDIVKIRALIIPNLADAGNGVKMLRTEVSQRLYALVMQENPSRFSDNPDRPVDSATVEEAASFCTRAGWALGKKISLPDEQTYRSAIGSLRYADIGEISWNYFNSSGTTHPIATKKPNDRGFYDLLGNVAEYLAQPSDADSARVIGGNAQTAPDAIKDIPVSDFDPKQRNRMVGFRIVVSDK from the coding sequence ATGGATTTCAAGATTATGAGCGTAGTAAAATTTGTATCGGTAGCACTTCTTTCCGCCGCGGTTCTCGGCGGCTTTTATCTCATGGCGATTTTGGGTCCCGGACGCGCCGCGCCCGACACTTACGAATATGTAGACCCAAACGTTGAGGGAGAGGAAATTTTGAAGGCGTCGGAACGCTACGAAAAGGAGTTCGAAGCCGCCGCCGCCGCAAACGAACGCTCGGAAGAGGCGGTCGCGCTTCTCAAAAAATCCATCGCATATCAGGAGCAGTACATCGACAAGGCGAAGACCCTCAACCGCGCCCCCGCGCAGAGGCTCACCGCGCTCCGCACGCGTTTGCACGACGTAGAGGCGGCGCCGCTTGCCGAAACCGTCGCGCTTCTCGAAAAAAAAGCGGAATCCGCCGCAGAGTCCGACTACGCGCAGGCGGTCGAATTCTACAAGCAGGCGTACGACCTCCAATCGAAAATCAATGCCGAATATCCGCTTTCGAAATACAAGAACATCGAAAGGCGCGTTGTTTTCGACAGGCAGATTAAAATGTTGCAGGCAAAGCCGCTGTACCTCGAAACGCTCGAATTGGAGCGCAAGGCGGGGGCGGCTCTCGAAGCAAACGACCTCCTTGCGGCGGAAAAATTTTTCGAGTCGGCAATAGACGCCATCACAAAGCTTCACTCGGAACACCCGTCGTCGATTTATACCGACTTCGCGCGGCTTCTCAAACTGGAATCCGACTTGCAGTCGCTGAGGTCTGGCGGATTCGCGCAGAAAATCGCAGACGACGAAAAAAAGGCGTCCGAACTCATCGCAAAGAAAGACTACATCGCCGCAGCCGACGCCTACTCCGACGCGCTCGAAAACCAGCGCTCCATAAACTCTCTCTACCCGAAAAGCAAGCACGCCTCCGAGGAAAAAGCGAGGGAGTTCGACAGGCTTAAAGCCGAAACGTACAGCCGCAAATATGCGGGCGAAATCGAGGCGCAGTCGGAGCTTCTGAAAAAGTCGCTCTCCGACGGAAACCTCGACGCGGTCGCGCAGGTTTCCGAAAACCTGATTAGAAAAATAGAGCACTTCGTGCAGGCGTTCCCCCAGAGCCGCCTGCTCTCCGACGAAACGCTTATGCGGGCGCGCTACATCAACTTTATCTCGCGCGACATCGTGAAAATCCGCGCGCTTATTATCCCGAACCTCGCCGACGCGGGGAACGGCGTGAAAATGCTGCGCACCGAGGTTTCGCAAAGGCTCTACGCGCTCGTCATGCAGGAGAATCCGAGCAGGTTTTCGGACAATCCAGACCGCCCCGTAGATTCGGCGACGGTCGAGGAGGCGGCCAGCTTTTGCACCCGCGCGGGCTGGGCCTTGGGCAAAAAGATTTCGCTCCCGGACGAGCAGACCTACCGAAGCGCGATTGGCTCTCTGCGCTATGCCGACATCGGCGAAATCTCTTGGAACTATTTTAACAGCAGCGGAACAACCCACCCGATTGCCACAAAGAAACCCAACGACAGGGGCTTTTACGACCTCTTGGGAAATGTCGCCGAATACCTCGC
- the hflX gene encoding GTPase HflX, whose translation MSELIDLNAEAAEKRRAMLVGIRRPDVSASETEGLLDELAELAKNLEIDVVGREVVLLREPSAHYFVGAGKFSEIAAAARALDADCIIFDDELSPAQQRNWESESGLDIVNRQEVILDIFAARAQTREAVLQVELARLEYSLPRLRKAWSHLDRQRGGGITQRGGGESQLELDRRFIGARIAKLRDELERVRVVRGTQRKRRMRVPVPTAAVVGYTNAGKSSLINALAKSSLLAQDKLFATLDPTTRRLVLPDSSELLLTDTVGFVRKLPHRFVEAFKSTLEEAVVSDFLLHVVDSSSPDAAEHIKTTASVLRELGADSKKIIVVMNKIDALSDDVSARALEIEFPDAVWVSAKTGEGLGGLLAKMEDAIAGASKLVKLLVPHSEYRAVAELYASGPVLSRRDTDDGAEISARIPLRKFPLFEKWISK comes from the coding sequence ATGTCGGAATTGATTGATTTGAACGCCGAAGCCGCCGAAAAACGCCGCGCAATGCTTGTGGGCATACGCCGCCCAGACGTTTCGGCGTCGGAGACGGAAGGGCTGCTTGACGAGCTTGCCGAACTTGCCAAAAACCTCGAAATAGACGTCGTCGGGCGCGAGGTTGTTTTGCTGCGCGAGCCGTCGGCGCACTACTTTGTTGGGGCGGGCAAGTTTTCGGAAATCGCCGCCGCCGCCCGCGCTCTCGACGCCGACTGCATTATTTTCGACGACGAGCTTTCCCCCGCGCAACAGCGCAACTGGGAGTCGGAATCGGGCTTGGACATCGTCAACAGGCAGGAGGTTATTCTAGACATTTTTGCGGCGCGGGCGCAGACTCGCGAGGCGGTTTTGCAGGTCGAGCTTGCGCGTTTGGAATACTCGCTTCCGCGCCTGCGCAAGGCGTGGTCGCACCTCGACAGACAGCGCGGCGGCGGCATAACCCAGCGCGGCGGCGGCGAGAGCCAGCTCGAACTCGACAGGCGTTTCATCGGCGCGAGAATCGCAAAACTCCGCGACGAATTGGAGCGCGTGAGGGTTGTCAGGGGAACGCAGCGCAAGCGCAGAATGCGCGTGCCCGTGCCGACTGCGGCGGTCGTGGGCTATACGAACGCGGGGAAATCTTCGCTGATAAATGCGCTGGCGAAATCTTCGCTCTTGGCGCAGGACAAGCTTTTTGCCACCCTCGACCCAACCACGCGCAGGCTCGTTCTGCCCGACTCTTCCGAGCTGCTTTTGACCGACACCGTGGGCTTTGTCCGCAAGCTCCCGCACAGGTTCGTCGAGGCGTTCAAATCGACGCTCGAAGAGGCAGTCGTTTCCGACTTCCTTTTGCATGTCGTAGATTCGTCAAGCCCCGACGCCGCCGAGCACATCAAGACAACGGCCTCCGTCCTGCGCGAGCTTGGCGCGGACTCAAAGAAAATCATAGTTGTCATGAACAAAATCGACGCGCTCTCCGACGACGTTTCCGCCCGCGCCCTCGAAATCGAATTTCCCGACGCCGTTTGGGTCAGCGCGAAAACGGGGGAGGGGCTTGGCGGGCTTCTCGCGAAAATGGAGGACGCAATCGCTGGCGCGTCGAAGCTGGTAAAACTGCTCGTGCCGCATTCGGAGTATCGCGCCGTGGCGGAGCTGTACGCCTCCGGTCCCGTGCTCTCGCGCCGCGACACTGACGACGGCGCGGAGATTTCAGCCCGCATTCCCCTGCGCAAATTTCCGCTTTTCGAAAAATGGATTTCGAAATAG
- a CDS encoding metallophosphoesterase, with translation MKRRTFAKTAATLAAAFIGGKAAAQTEAKKPCACTFRQSGNNITLYVEGAKKTKVMFVADTHISYSDGLVEPYLDYAYRMHRAFASEPKMEALSMSLKSAKKSGCELAILGGDIINFPSEYNVKKLAECMANSEIPCRYIAGNHDWHFEGSGPDIPQPELRRRWIKKLAPLYAGENPDGYSVQAGGVNFVLIDNSANEISKEQLSFFKSELARGMPTILCAHIPLYVRGGSLGFSCGNPNFCAATDRSFRVERRHKRPERETPETFEFRDAAFAAHNLLGVFAGHTHRPSTDFECGKFQVVTSKYLPKFDYLTIAIEPK, from the coding sequence ATGAAAAGAAGGACTTTTGCAAAAACTGCGGCGACCCTTGCCGCGGCGTTCATCGGAGGAAAGGCGGCGGCGCAAACGGAGGCAAAAAAGCCCTGCGCGTGCACGTTCAGGCAGTCGGGCAACAACATCACGCTGTACGTCGAAGGCGCGAAAAAGACGAAGGTCATGTTTGTTGCCGACACACACATTTCGTACTCCGACGGGCTTGTCGAGCCGTACCTCGACTACGCCTACCGCATGCACAGGGCGTTCGCAAGCGAGCCGAAAATGGAGGCTCTCTCGATGTCGCTTAAAAGCGCGAAAAAGAGCGGCTGCGAACTCGCGATTCTCGGCGGCGATATAATCAACTTTCCGTCGGAATACAACGTCAAAAAGCTCGCCGAATGCATGGCGAATTCCGAAATTCCGTGCCGCTACATCGCGGGCAACCACGACTGGCATTTCGAGGGCAGCGGCCCCGACATTCCCCAGCCCGAGCTCCGCCGCAGGTGGATTAAAAAGCTCGCGCCGCTCTACGCGGGAGAAAATCCCGACGGATACTCGGTGCAGGCGGGCGGCGTGAACTTCGTGCTTATCGACAACTCCGCAAACGAAATTTCGAAAGAGCAGCTTTCGTTTTTCAAAAGCGAGCTTGCGCGGGGAATGCCGACAATTCTCTGCGCCCACATTCCGCTTTACGTTCGGGGCGGCAGCCTCGGATTCTCGTGCGGCAATCCGAATTTCTGCGCCGCGACCGACCGCTCGTTCCGCGTGGAAAGACGCCACAAACGCCCCGAACGCGAAACTCCCGAAACTTTCGAATTCAGGGACGCCGCGTTCGCCGCACACAACCTGCTCGGCGTGTTCGCGGGGCACACGCACAGGCCGTCCACCGATTTCGAATGCGGAAAATTTCAGGTGGTCACCTCAAAATACCTGCCGAAGTTCGACTACCTCACAATCGCAATCGAGCCCAAATAG
- the recJ gene encoding single-stranded-DNA-specific exonuclease RecJ, with amino-acid sequence MKWNEVNFDRKLAEDLGAYLGVSPILGALILQRGYSDLLRAKMFMRPKLADLDDPFRVKNLRRAVLRIIEAIEKKESILVFGDYDVDGITSTTLLVGILRHFGLSPSYFVPRRMEEGYGLSEAALERALSNGKPSLLIALDCGTNAVEAIKYIRDKGIDLIVVDHHQAKDVSVDDHILINPHVHNIGATPWSQLCTVGLVFKLAHGLIKEMRQRNDRRSWEINLKDYLDLVALGTVADLVPLVDENRIMSRYGIKRLKSTRRTGIQALIQASGIALGEDITPIDISFKLGPRINASGRLADASLPLEMLLGDDFTTCYRAACELNDINKERQEIERGVLEDAMKQVEGRQLDKYPCIVVYDPSWHPGVVGIIAGKLSREFHKPVIVFGEVDEGFTKGSGRSIAGIDLVECLAPCGDILGSWGGHPMAVGVSVREGCVDIFREKLSETIIKKYGEDIDFSPSVNINLTLDSSDVGIELLDELELLHPYGEGNREPTFALKKIVLTKPVEVFGAAQNYRFQIPLGDGGWISAVAWKGGGKLPPVGKPIDLAVKLGWNRWNKRKTPQATLIDWRESQ; translated from the coding sequence ATGAAATGGAACGAAGTTAATTTCGACAGAAAGCTGGCGGAAGATTTAGGCGCGTATCTGGGCGTTAGCCCGATTCTCGGCGCACTCATTCTGCAACGCGGGTACAGCGACTTACTGCGGGCAAAAATGTTCATGCGCCCGAAACTTGCCGACTTGGACGACCCGTTCAGGGTCAAGAACCTGCGCCGAGCGGTTCTCAGAATAATAGAGGCGATAGAGAAAAAGGAAAGCATTCTGGTTTTCGGCGACTACGACGTAGACGGCATAACAAGCACAACGCTTCTTGTCGGCATTTTGCGCCACTTCGGGCTGTCGCCGTCGTACTTCGTTCCGCGCCGAATGGAGGAGGGCTACGGGCTCAGCGAGGCGGCGTTGGAACGCGCGCTTTCGAACGGCAAGCCGTCGCTTCTGATTGCGCTCGACTGCGGCACAAACGCGGTCGAAGCAATCAAATACATTCGCGACAAGGGCATAGATTTGATTGTCGTAGACCACCACCAGGCGAAGGACGTTTCCGTAGACGACCACATTCTCATAAACCCGCACGTGCACAATATCGGCGCGACACCGTGGAGCCAGCTGTGCACCGTGGGGCTTGTCTTCAAGCTCGCGCACGGACTGATAAAGGAAATGCGCCAGCGCAACGACCGCCGCTCGTGGGAAATCAACCTGAAAGACTACCTCGATTTGGTTGCGCTCGGAACTGTCGCCGACCTCGTGCCGCTCGTGGACGAAAACCGCATAATGTCGCGCTACGGAATCAAGCGTCTGAAATCGACGCGCCGCACGGGCATTCAGGCTCTTATTCAGGCAAGCGGAATCGCCCTCGGCGAAGACATCACGCCGATTGACATCTCGTTCAAGCTCGGCCCGCGAATCAACGCGAGCGGACGCTTGGCTGACGCGTCCCTGCCGCTCGAAATGCTTTTGGGCGACGACTTCACAACATGCTACCGCGCCGCGTGCGAACTCAACGACATCAACAAGGAGCGTCAGGAAATTGAGCGCGGCGTCTTGGAGGACGCAATGAAACAGGTCGAAGGCAGGCAGCTCGACAAATATCCGTGCATCGTAGTCTACGACCCAAGCTGGCACCCCGGGGTTGTCGGAATCATCGCGGGCAAACTCAGCCGCGAATTCCACAAGCCCGTAATCGTTTTCGGCGAAGTGGACGAGGGCTTCACGAAGGGGTCGGGCAGAAGCATTGCGGGAATCGACTTGGTCGAATGCCTTGCGCCGTGCGGCGACATTCTCGGCAGCTGGGGCGGACACCCCATGGCGGTCGGCGTTTCGGTCAGGGAGGGCTGTGTTGATATTTTCAGGGAAAAACTATCCGAAACTATCATCAAAAAATACGGCGAAGACATCGACTTCTCGCCGAGCGTCAACATCAACCTTACCCTCGATTCCTCCGACGTCGGCATAGAGCTTCTCGACGAGCTTGAACTTCTGCACCCCTACGGCGAGGGCAACCGCGAGCCGACTTTCGCGTTGAAGAAAATCGTGTTGACGAAGCCCGTGGAAGTCTTCGGGGCGGCGCAAAACTACCGCTTCCAAATTCCGCTCGGCGACGGCGGCTGGATTAGCGCGGTGGCGTGGAAGGGCGGCGGCAAGCTTCCGCCCGTCGGCAAGCCGATTGACTTGGCGGTAAAACTCGGCTGGAACAGGTGGAACAAGCGCAAAACCCCGCAGGCCACCCTGATTGACTGGCGCGAGTCGCAGTAG
- the secD gene encoding protein translocase subunit SecD has product MSGNTSNSGIVWKLVITALVVIWAVSSMFPFGDTPFEDYIKTRATANQSEFAQVLEEAGKRVDANNYRTDKSKSPTLYIALRDYAEAKELDLSKYFSDINVSDIKVLKKKNDILLKELYRQSKGALKKGLDLQGGVSFTLEIDDTNLNSDELTRKGQLDDVLTVMNNRINGLGITEPTIRVVGGKAIEVQMPGVSLKDNPEAIEELSRPAKLEFRLVHRNLRPSSAKPLPSEIPAGYEVLIMETERLGKVVEEPMFVRRRAEAKGDIIKRAYPAMEDANRFSVAMEFTPSGAKVFERITTEILEGDRNTGTKQSLAIVLDGRLMSAPHIQSVISDRGSITGNFTRREAIELANALNNPLAVGLKRTSLNEVGPSLASEARDSSFLAAGIGTAFIIAFMIFVYYGMGVIAVVSVFINILILVGVLASFGATMTLPGIAALVLTVGMAVDSNILVFERMREEAKLGKSLWTCLQLGYEKAFSTIVDANITTLISAIILWKFGTGPVKGFGVTLAIGIFTTLFAVLVFSRAMLELSVKYGVIRNALMRSLISNDLKFKFLDHAKTSFIVSWVIVFIGVATVISRGDKSLSIDFTGGDIVTMSFNEAHKIPIGEITKLSESTSDTGIGEIQAAYQTDLSSKAERLVLQVESEKGQRVFDMLSHKFPQADLKLVSQQSVGATVSGEITRDAFIAVALSLLAMLVYIAVRFEFSYGIGALVATAHDVVMTIGLYVIFGLLGVGSGQFSAPMVAAILMVMGYSINDKIVIFDRIREELVLKPTMTLRDIINFSINRTLSRTLLTSATTFGVSVALFVFSTGIIVDFSLVFMLGVAVGTFSSIFIASPVFYWWNKGSRARVDKERDDNNAKPKEWEA; this is encoded by the coding sequence ATGTCGGGAAACACCTCGAACAGCGGAATAGTATGGAAACTCGTCATCACGGCACTCGTGGTAATATGGGCGGTATCGTCCATGTTCCCGTTCGGCGACACTCCGTTCGAAGACTACATTAAAACCCGCGCGACGGCAAATCAGTCCGAATTTGCGCAGGTTCTCGAAGAGGCGGGCAAGCGCGTCGACGCAAACAATTACAGGACGGACAAGTCGAAGTCGCCCACTTTGTACATCGCTCTGCGCGACTATGCCGAGGCAAAAGAGCTTGACCTCTCCAAATATTTCTCCGACATCAACGTTTCGGACATAAAAGTCCTCAAAAAGAAAAACGACATTCTTTTGAAGGAACTCTACCGCCAGAGCAAGGGCGCGCTCAAAAAGGGTCTCGACTTGCAGGGCGGCGTGTCGTTCACGCTCGAAATCGACGACACCAACCTCAATTCCGACGAACTCACACGCAAGGGACAGCTCGACGACGTTTTGACGGTCATGAACAACCGTATCAACGGCTTGGGCATTACCGAACCCACAATCCGCGTCGTCGGCGGCAAGGCAATCGAAGTCCAGATGCCGGGCGTTTCGCTCAAAGACAATCCCGAAGCAATCGAAGAACTTTCGCGCCCCGCAAAGCTCGAATTCAGACTCGTCCACCGCAACCTGCGCCCGTCCTCGGCGAAGCCGCTTCCCTCGGAAATTCCCGCGGGCTACGAAGTGCTGATTATGGAAACCGAACGCCTCGGTAAAGTCGTCGAAGAACCCATGTTCGTACGCCGCCGCGCGGAGGCAAAGGGCGACATCATCAAACGCGCGTATCCCGCAATGGAAGACGCAAACCGTTTCAGCGTTGCAATGGAATTTACGCCGTCGGGAGCAAAAGTTTTCGAAAGAATCACGACGGAAATTCTTGAAGGCGACCGCAACACGGGCACAAAACAGTCGCTGGCAATCGTTCTCGACGGCCGTCTGATGAGCGCGCCGCACATTCAGAGCGTCATCAGCGACAGAGGCTCAATCACGGGCAACTTCACGCGCCGCGAGGCAATCGAACTTGCCAACGCGCTCAACAACCCGCTGGCGGTCGGCTTGAAGCGCACGTCGCTCAACGAAGTAGGGCCTTCGCTCGCGTCGGAGGCTCGCGACAGCTCGTTCTTGGCGGCGGGAATCGGCACGGCGTTCATCATAGCGTTCATGATTTTCGTATACTACGGAATGGGCGTTATCGCGGTGGTTTCGGTGTTCATCAACATTCTGATTCTGGTGGGCGTGCTTGCAAGCTTCGGCGCGACAATGACGCTGCCGGGCATCGCGGCGTTGGTGCTTACGGTCGGCATGGCGGTAGACTCCAACATTCTCGTGTTCGAGCGTATGCGCGAAGAGGCGAAGCTCGGCAAGAGCCTTTGGACGTGCCTGCAACTGGGCTACGAAAAGGCGTTTTCGACAATCGTCGACGCAAACATCACGACCCTGATTTCGGCGATAATCCTTTGGAAATTCGGCACGGGTCCCGTCAAGGGCTTCGGCGTGACACTGGCAATCGGTATTTTCACGACCCTGTTTGCGGTGCTCGTTTTCAGCCGCGCAATGCTCGAACTCTCCGTAAAATACGGGGTAATCCGCAACGCGCTCATGCGCTCGCTGATTTCAAACGACCTCAAATTCAAGTTCCTCGACCACGCCAAGACTTCGTTTATAGTGTCGTGGGTGATAGTGTTCATCGGCGTCGCGACGGTAATTTCGCGCGGCGACAAGTCGCTGAGCATCGACTTTACGGGCGGCGACATCGTAACAATGTCGTTCAACGAAGCGCACAAAATACCGATTGGCGAAATCACGAAACTCAGCGAATCGACAAGCGACACGGGTATCGGAGAAATTCAGGCGGCGTACCAGACCGACCTTTCGTCGAAGGCGGAACGCCTCGTCTTGCAGGTCGAAAGCGAAAAGGGCCAGCGCGTGTTCGACATGCTCTCGCATAAATTCCCGCAAGCGGACTTGAAGCTCGTTTCCCAGCAGAGCGTGGGCGCTACAGTAAGCGGCGAAATCACGCGCGACGCATTCATCGCGGTTGCCCTTTCGCTCTTGGCGATGCTCGTGTACATAGCGGTAAGATTCGAATTCAGCTACGGTATCGGCGCGCTGGTAGCAACCGCGCACGACGTAGTCATGACAATCGGCTTGTACGTCATCTTCGGTCTGCTCGGCGTGGGTTCGGGACAGTTTTCAGCCCCGATGGTCGCGGCAATCCTGATGGTCATGGGCTATTCAATCAACGACAAAATCGTTATTTTCGACCGTATCCGCGAAGAGCTTGTCCTGAAACCGACAATGACTTTGCGCGACATCATCAACTTCTCAATCAACCGCACGCTGTCTAGAACATTGCTTACAAGCGCGACAACATTCGGCGTTTCGGTCGCGCTGTTCGTGTTCTCCACGGGCATTATAGTTGACTTCTCGCTGGTGTTCATGCTGGGCGTTGCGGTCGGCACGTTCTCGTCGATATTTATCGCAAGTCCCGTGTTCTATTGGTGGAACAAGGGAAGCCGCGCGCGCGTCGACAAGGAGCGCGACGACAACAACGCAAAGCCCAAGGAATGGGAAGCGTAG
- the yajC gene encoding preprotein translocase subunit YajC: MNNFISFFAQAAAPAENAQQGGGSSMLIFVVLMFAAMYFLMIAPQRKRQKAHAKMLSELKTGDRILTIGGMIGTIANVKEKTFIVRLGDNNKVEFIKSAIQSKADSPDEVPEERKN, translated from the coding sequence ATGAATAATTTTATATCCTTTTTCGCACAGGCGGCTGCTCCCGCCGAAAACGCGCAGCAGGGCGGCGGTTCGTCCATGCTCATTTTCGTGGTTCTCATGTTCGCGGCAATGTACTTTTTGATGATTGCCCCCCAGCGCAAACGCCAGAAGGCGCACGCTAAAATGCTTTCGGAACTCAAAACGGGAGACCGCATTCTCACAATCGGCGGCATGATTGGCACAATCGCAAACGTCAAGGAAAAGACGTTCATTGTCCGTTTGGGCGACAACAACAAAGTGGAATTCATCAAATCGGCAATCCAGAGCAAGGCGGATTCGCCCGACGAAGTTCCCGAAGAGCGCAAAAACTAA
- a CDS encoding ribbon-helix-helix domain-containing protein: MTQISISLPESLVQQIDELAKMDNRNRSNFIANTLQNLAREQLTVAEAKKKIK; encoded by the coding sequence ATGACTCAAATTTCGATCAGCCTCCCCGAAAGCCTCGTCCAGCAGATTGACGAGCTTGCAAAAATGGACAACCGCAACCGTTCGAACTTCATCGCGAACACGTTGCAGAACTTGGCAAGAGAGCAGCTCACGGTTGCAGAAGCCAAGAAAAAGATTAAGTAA